A single Hypanus sabinus isolate sHypSab1 chromosome 24, sHypSab1.hap1, whole genome shotgun sequence DNA region contains:
- the LOC132380754 gene encoding uncharacterized protein LOC132380754 — protein MLPGSERVQRRFTRMLTGLERVQRRFTRLLTGLEWVQRRFTRMLTGLERVQRRFTRLLTGLEWVQRRFTWMLTGLERVQRRFTMMLTGLEREQRRFTRMLTGLERVQRRFTRILPGSERVQGRFTRMLPGSERVQKRFTRLLTGLERVQRRFTRLLTGLERVQRRFTRMLPGSERVQRRFTRMLPGSERMQKRFTILLTGLERVQRRFTRLLTGLEWVQRRFTRMLTGLERVQRRFTRLLTGLEWVQRRFTWMLTGLERVQRRFTMMLTGLEREQRRFTRMLTGLERVQRRFTRILPGSERVQGRFTRMLPGSERVQKRFTRLLTGLERVQRRFTRLLTGLERV, from the exons atgctgcctggatcagagagggtgcagaggagatttaccaggatgctgactggattagagag ggtgcagaggagatttactaggctgctgactggattagagtgggtgcagaggagatttaccaggatgctgactggattagagagggtgcagaggagatttactaggctgctgactggattagagtgggtgcagaggagatttacctggatgctgactggattagagagggtgcagaggagatttaccatgatgctgactggattagagagggagcagaggagatttaccaggatgctgactggattagagagggtgcagaggagatttaccaggatactgcctggatcagagagggtgcaggggagatttaccaggatgctgcctggatcagagagggtgcagaagagattcaccaggctgctgactggattagagagggtgcagaggagatttactaggctgctgactggattagagagggtgcagaggagatttaccaggatgctgcctggatcagagagggtgcagaggagatttaccaggatgctgcctggatcagaaaggatgcagaagagattcaccattctgctgactggattagagagggtgcagaggagatttactaggctgctgactggattagagtgggtgcagaggagatttaccaggatgctgactggattagagagggtgcagaggagatttactaggctgctgactggattagagtgggtgcagaggagatttacctggatgctgactggattagagagggtgcagaggagatttaccatgatgctgactggattagagagggagcagaggagatttaccaggatgctgactggattagagagggtgcagaggagatttaccaggatactgcctggatcagagagggtgcaggggagatttaccaggatgctgcctggatcagagagggtgcagaagagattcaccaggctgctgactggattagagagggtgcagaggagatttactaggctgctgactggattagagagggtgtag